GGGCGTTGCAGTGGCGGGCGCGTGGCAACTGTCGATCGGGCAACCTGGCGGTGACCATGGCCGACGACGCGGAGGCGCTGATCGAGGCGGCCTGCCCCGGTGAGGACGTCGGCTACGCCACCAACACCGGCCCCACGCGCCTGGCCGTCGAAGCCGGCGGGGCGTGGACGTTGGTGGTCGAGCAGCAGATCGACGTGCCGCTGGTCGAGCCGACACTGCCGGAGATGCAGTCGGACGAGGCAGAGATCGTCGCGACCGGCAACTTCTACGACATCGACCAGACCGGACGCGGGCAGGTGGCGATCTACCGGCTCGGGGATGGCAGCCACGCGCTGCGCCTCGAGGACTTCTTCGTGACCCCCAACGTCGACCTCGAGATCCGCCTGCACCCGCTGCCCGAGCCCAAGACCACCGAGGAGTACCTGTCGGCCGACGCCGCGCTGGTGGCCGTGCTCGACGCGACCGCCGGCTCGATGAACTTCGTCTTCCCGCCCGACGTCGACCCGACCGTGTACCGGTCCGTGGTCATCTGGTGCCCACCGATCGACAGCGCGTACGCCGCCGCCAGCCTCGCTCCGCCGGACCGATGACAGCCGATCTGTGAGCGCCCCGACCCCCGCCACTGCGCTGGCCGACCGGCCCCACCTGTCCGTCGGCGGGCGCCAGATCCCGGTCGTGCTGCCCAGCCGCCGCGACCCGCGGTTGCACTTGGCGGTCGTGCTGCTCACCGTGCAGGTGCTGGGCCAGACCGTGCTGGACTTCAAGCTGTCGATCGCCCAGATCCTGGTGTCGATCGCCACCGCCGCCGCGATCGAGCTGGCGGTGACGGTGCGCCGGGACGGGATGCTGGTGTGGCCGGCCAGCGCCATGCTCACCGGGAACAGCGTCGCGCTGCTGCTGCGCGCCACCGGCACGGAGTACGGCGACTGGTGGAGCCTGAACGGCATCGGCTACTTCATCGCGGCCGTGACCCTGGCCATGGCCTCCAAGTACCTGATCCGCCCCGCCGGCCGGCACGTTTTCAACCCGTCCAACGTGGGGCTGGTGTGGGTGCTGCTGGTGGTTGGCCCAGCCGGGGTGTTCCCCCAGTACCTGTGGTGGGGTCCGCTGGGACTGCCGGTGGGTGCCGCTCTGGTGGTGATCGTGGCCGGGGCGGTGTGGGTGCTGCGCCAGGTGAAGATGGCGGCGATGGCCGCGGCGTTCACCGCCACCTTCGCGGTGCTGATCGGGGTGTTCGCAGCTACGGGGCGGAGTTTCTGGGCCATCTGGCATCCCGTCCCGGTGACCGGCGCCTTCTACTGGGTCAACGTGGTGCTGTCGCCCGAGGTGCTGATCTTCGTGTTCTTCATGATGTCCGACCCGGCCACGGCACCCAGGAC
Above is a window of Actinomycetota bacterium DNA encoding:
- a CDS encoding DM13 domain-containing protein; its protein translation is ALQWRARGNCRSGNLAVTMADDAEALIEAACPGEDVGYATNTGPTRLAVEAGGAWTLVVEQQIDVPLVEPTLPEMQSDEAEIVATGNFYDIDQTGRGQVAIYRLGDGSHALRLEDFFVTPNVDLEIRLHPLPEPKTTEEYLSADAALVAVLDATAGSMNFVFPPDVDPTVYRSVVIWCPPIDSAYAAASLAPPDR
- a CDS encoding RnfABCDGE type electron transport complex subunit D, whose amino-acid sequence is MSAPTPATALADRPHLSVGGRQIPVVLPSRRDPRLHLAVVLLTVQVLGQTVLDFKLSIAQILVSIATAAAIELAVTVRRDGMLVWPASAMLTGNSVALLLRATGTEYGDWWSLNGIGYFIAAVTLAMASKYLIRPAGRHVFNPSNVGLVWVLLVVGPAGVFPQYLWWGPLGLPVGAALVVIVAGAVWVLRQVKMAAMAAAFTATFAVLIGVFAATGRSFWAIWHPVPVTGAFYWVNVVLSPEVLIFVFFMMSDPATAPRTPRGRIWFGVLTAVLAAALVYPQPTEFGVKLAILSSLTVTCAVVPFIDRAARRRDRGDQALQVPADPRPAFGRLAAAIRRPAVVAAVIIAVAAPLDTLSLADDEHLILIERGVSGDPNPQ